The Streptococcus parasanguinis genomic sequence TATCGGGCTTCGCTATCGCTTGCTAGTTTGGCTAGGTCGCTTGCTTCCCCAAAGGTGGATCATCCGTCTCCTTGCTATATATTTAAAAAAGGGACTTAATAGATGAAATTTGTATTTATATTTTTAGCCGTTACTTATCTTCTCTTATTTCTCATCCGTTGGTTGCTGTCCTTCACTTATTATAAAAAAAGTCAGGTTCATACTGCGGACTTTCCAGAACAGCTTTTTACAGTGGTTCAACCCATCCTTTCTGGGGATCCTCGTTTAGAGAGTGATTTGAGGGCCAATCTCCAGCAAACTGAAGCAGTAGAATTCTACTGGTTGATTGATCAGTCTGATACAGAAGCCCAGCGAGTAGCAGATCGGATTTGTCAAGACGCATCCTTTGCCCAACGCATTCGAATTTTTCTCATTGAAGACGTCCCTCAGGGGATTAATCCCAAGAGTTACAAGATTGAGCAGGTTGTAGAGGAGCTAACCCGGCCTTATCTGATTGTTTTGGACGATGATAGTGTGATTGATTTTTCTAAAATGGGTGAGCTAACTGACTATCTGGGTCAAGAGGTCATTCTGACAGGTATTCCTTATAACCAGGAGAGAAGCAATTTCTGGTCTAAGCTGGTTGCAGCATTCGTTAATGGCAATTCCTTTATTACCTATTTTACAATGGCAGAAGTTGAGGCGAATCACTCCATCAATGGGATGTTTTATATCCTGCCGGTGGAACTTGCAAAAGGCCAGAAGCTCTTCACAGCGATTAAGGATTTTCTATGTGATGATTTAGCCGTGGCCGATTTTTTAAGGAGTAAAGGAGTATCCATTATCCAAACAAGGGTCACCTGTAATGTTCGAACGACTATCAAGGATGCCAAGCAATATTTGCTCCAGATGAAGCGTTGGCTTCTCTTTAGCTCTATCTACCTCAAAGAACACCTGGACTGGAAGCTGTTTAGCCTCATAGGTTTACCGAGTTTTCTACCTCTTCCAACTTTGATCCTAAGTCTCATTTTAGGATGGCCTTATCTTCTTCTAGCCTTAAGCTTACTGGTATTCAAGGCAGTATGGATGCTCCTCTATCGGCAAAGCATTCTATCCAATCGCCTACACTTGGATGAAGTCATCTACGAAGTGCTGAATGATCTCCTGCTTCCTTGGTTGTTTGTCTATGTTCTATTGACTCCTCCTGTGATAAACTGGCGGGGGCGGAAGATTCGTGTGACGGACGGAAAGATTCGTTA encodes the following:
- a CDS encoding glycosyltransferase, whose protein sequence is MKFVFIFLAVTYLLLFLIRWLLSFTYYKKSQVHTADFPEQLFTVVQPILSGDPRLESDLRANLQQTEAVEFYWLIDQSDTEAQRVADRICQDASFAQRIRIFLIEDVPQGINPKSYKIEQVVEELTRPYLIVLDDDSVIDFSKMGELTDYLGQEVILTGIPYNQERSNFWSKLVAAFVNGNSFITYFTMAEVEANHSINGMFYILPVELAKGQKLFTAIKDFLCDDLAVADFLRSKGVSIIQTRVTCNVRTTIKDAKQYLLQMKRWLLFSSIYLKEHLDWKLFSLIGLPSFLPLPTLILSLILGWPYLLLALSLLVFKAVWMLLYRQSILSNRLHLDEVIYEVLNDLLLPWLFVYVLLTPPVINWRGRKIRVTDGKIRYE